One Denticeps clupeoides chromosome 12, fDenClu1.1, whole genome shotgun sequence genomic window carries:
- the LOC114801073 gene encoding integumentary mucin C.1-like — protein sequence MGVLWPALFLFSSLWLTSAATTIPPIAITSPNNTHTAKDNNTHVLPTSESSTSVAGTTASSTRTTDSSIPTHSQHSDTYSTTTDYISASTETAQTSGPSSTRATAATRSTPYTTSNPSTVPGSGTPQTATTSAKTVPTNASSTSTSITEAHNETVTPSTGGSSAGLGDSERAITIFFGVVLGVLLLGVFMYALSTCKRRRTQFSHEPLYNTSDDTVDQFSPGDDTLIISGGLYDGPQIYNPSINEELHSHHIPFDSRPTQFRLEFLREDEETARSNGHSTFQSFKSIEDH from the exons ATGGGCGTGTTATGGCCAGCGTTGTTTCTTTTCAGTAGTCTGTGGCTTACATCGGCAGCCACTACAATTCCTCCAATAGCAATTACTTCACCAAATAATACACATACGGCAAAGGACAACAACACACATGTTTTACCAACAAGTGAgagcagcacctcagtggcggggACAACGGCAAGCTCGACAAGAACGACTGATTCAAGCATTCCCACCCATTCCCAGCACAGTGACACTTACAGCACAACCACAGACTACATCTCCGCCTCCACTGAGACAGCACAGACGTCTGGGCCCTCCTCAACTCGGGCGACCGCTGCCACCAGATCCACGCCTTACACGACGTCTAATCCTAGCACGGTTCCAGGGAGCGGGACACCGCAAACGGCAACGACCTCGGCAAAAACAGTCCCCACAAATGCCAGCAGCACATCGACATCAATTACAGAAGCTCACAACGAGACCGTCACACCATCTACTGGAG GTTCTTCAGCGGGCCTCGGTGATTCTGAACGAGCCATTACTATTTTCTTCGGTGTTGTTCTCGGGGTGCTTCTTCTTGGAGTTTTCATGTACGCATTAAGCACCTGCAAACGCAGAAGGACGCAGTTCTCCCATGAGCCTCTCTACAACACCTCAGACGACACAG TGGACCAGTTTAGTCCAGGCGATGATACGCTTATCATTTCTGGCGGACTTTATGATGGCCCTCAGATTTATAACCCCTCAATAAATGAGGAACTTCATTCTCACCACATACCCTTTGACTCAAGACCTACACAGTTCCGGCTGGAGTTTTTACGGGAAGATGAGGAGACGGCCCGTAGCAATGGGCACTCAACCtttcaatcatttaaatcaattgAAGACCATTGA
- the LOC114801222 gene encoding sodium-coupled monocarboxylate transporter 1-like, which produces MVDGRGPVALFSVWDYVVFVLIILGAAGIGLFQALRGRKETSSAEFLLGGRQMTAVPVAMSLTASFMSGITVIGTPAEAYRFGTAFWLFCFSYSIMSTVTAEVFVPLFYRLGITSTYEYLEMRFNKLIRVIGTSMFIVQTALYTGMVIYAPALALNQITGLDLWGVLVATGTVCIIYCTLGGLKAVIWTDVFQMVIMLTGFVAVIARGAVLRGGLGRIWEDARQGGRLEAFDFDPDPLKRHTFWTIVVGGSLMWASIYSINQSQVQRYISCRTLTHAKMSLYVNMVGLWVTVSLAMLSGLTMYSVYKDCDPLSNGDVDTSDQLLPYLVMDILAAFPGIPGLFVAAAYSGTLSTVSSSINALVAVTVEDFLKPALPSLTERQVSWINMGLSVFFGGLCIGMAGVASLMGSVLQAALSIFGMISGPLLGIYILGMFFRCANSKGGLAGLITGLILTLWVGIGAQIYPPGPDKTLPLPLSTLGCTDIINATTVSPWTSTATSTPAPRPALADSWYSLSYLYFCPVGTLTAMIVGIVVSAATGGCKQRKVRPELFVGKSDLICSGCKRESSETSELTEKIPYNAEVGIDNPDFSDKTIKIQEIQDMDSVTRF; this is translated from the exons atggttGATGGCAGGGGCCCGGTGGCCCTCTTTTCAGTCTGGGACTATGTCGTTTTTGTCCTCATTATCCTCGGAGCGGCTGGCATTGGCTTGTTTCAAGCGCTACGAGGACGGAAAGAGACCAGCAGTGCAGAGTTCTTGCTGGGGGGTCGACAAATGACAGCCGTTCCGGTTGCCATGTCCCTCACTGCCAGTTTCATGTCAGGCATTACGGTCATCGGAACACCGGCAGAAGCCTACCGCTTTGGAACGGCCTTTTGGCTCTTCTGCTTCTCCTACTCCATCATGTCCACCGTCACTGCAGAGGTTTTTGTCCCACTGTTCTACCGTTTGGGCATCACCAGCACATATGAG TATCTGGAGATGCGATTCAATAAGCTGATACGAGTGATTGGGACTTCAATGTTTATTGTACAGACA GCCCTCTACACAGGCATGGTTATCTACGCACCAGCACTTGCGCTAAACCAGA TCACGGGACTGGACCTCTGGGGAGTGCTGGTAGCCACAGGGACAGTGTGCATCATCTACTGCACCTTG GGTGGCCTGAAGGCGGTCATATGGACAGACGTGTTCCAGATGGTTATTATGCTGACGGGCTTTGTGGCAGTGATCGCGCGAGGGGCGGTGCTGCGAGGAGGCCTGGGACGAATCTGGGAGGATGCGCGGCAAGGAGGACGGCTGGAGGCTTTTGA CTTTGACCCAGATCCTCTGAAACGTCATACATTTTGGACAATTGTTGTGGGAGGAAGTTTGATGTGGGCATCCATCTACTCCATCAATCAATCCCAGGTCCAGCGTTACATCTCCTGCAGAACCCTGACCCATGCAAAGAT GTCTCTGTATGTAAATATGGTGGGGCTGTGGGTCACTGTAAGCCTGGCTATGCTCAGTGGCCTCACAATGTACTCCGTTTACAAGGACTGTGACCCACTAAGCAATGGCGATGTGGACACTTCTGATCAG CTTCTTCCATATTTGGTGATGGACATATTAGCTGCTTTCCCCGGAATCCCTGGATTGTTTGTGGCTGCAGCGTACAGTGGAACGCTCAG cactGTGTCCTCCAGCATTAATGCTCTGGTGGCTGTCACGGTGGAAGACTTCCTGAAGCCTGCGCTGCCCAGCCTGACAGAGAGACAGGTTTCCTGGATAAACATGGGCCTTA GTGTGTTTTTCGGAGGTCTGTGCATTGGGATGGCAGGCGTGGCTTCCTTAATGGGGAGCGTATTGCAG GCAGCCCTGTCCATATTTGGGATGATCAGCGGGCCCCTCCTAGGCATCTACATATTGGGCATGTTCTTCCGATGTGCCAATTCAAAA GGAGGACTGGCGGGTCTGATCACTGGTCTGATTCTGACACTCTGGGTAGGAATAGGAGCACAAATATACCCCCCCGGGCCCGATAAGACCCTTCCACTCCCTCTCAGCACACTGGGCTGCACAGACATTATAAACGCAACCACAGTGTCTCCGTGGACGAGCACAGCTACGAGCACTCCAGCACCGCG GCCTGCCCTGGCAGACTCTTGGTACTCCCTGTCATACCTCTACTTCTGTCCGGTGGGGACGCTGACTGCCATGATCGTGGGAATCGTAGTCAGTGCAGCCACAG GCGGCTGTAAACAGCGGAAGGTACGGCCAGAGTTGTTCGTTGGAAAGAGTGACTTAATCTGCTCTGGCTGTAAGAGAGAGTCTTCCGAG ACGTCGGAGCTCACTGAGAAGATACCATACAATGCCGAGGTGGGAATAGACAACCCGGATTTCAGCGACAAGACGATAAAAATACAGGAGATACAGGACATGGACTCAGTCACAAGATTCTGA